One part of the Mariniblastus fucicola genome encodes these proteins:
- a CDS encoding DUF1963 domain-containing protein, which yields MIVNSAFELADERDHLYDALTDFTPNGRREHYASWLESQGHAARAGTVRATIAAYNELDCSFLSNPAGTEHWQRVIAIPLLMRLIDEGQQFTERELIDLRNLVFPRIRPCLTLSYEPAKSTPDVGASYLWGHPDLLENQEWPKIAECSDWFSAKDQLPQDQHCAFLGQFRFSDLSETLLGRELPSSGGFSIFAITETDSLGIQETVVRPWSPEQQLVRFEPPEDLITDRLGDSCNSPKRPHTITLTEAISIPDAASPTFGALIPECKWSEKFGDLYSSMMAECNEDTLGIGGYLRGTSGDDPSPDTNHMRFVVLRVTPEAGIVHFAIPNEDIEKGCLNRVQYVWSDWDS from the coding sequence GTGATTGTCAACTCAGCTTTCGAGCTTGCGGATGAAAGGGATCACCTTTACGACGCACTTACAGATTTCACACCGAACGGGCGTCGCGAACATTATGCTTCGTGGCTTGAATCGCAAGGACATGCGGCCAGAGCAGGAACCGTTCGAGCAACAATTGCTGCATACAACGAACTCGATTGCAGTTTCCTGTCGAACCCAGCCGGAACTGAACATTGGCAACGTGTTATCGCCATCCCGCTACTGATGCGGCTAATCGACGAAGGCCAGCAATTCACTGAACGGGAGTTAATCGACCTTCGGAACCTTGTGTTTCCCAGAATCCGCCCGTGCCTGACGCTGAGCTATGAGCCCGCCAAATCAACTCCCGATGTAGGCGCAAGCTATTTATGGGGCCACCCGGACCTCCTTGAGAATCAAGAGTGGCCGAAAATCGCTGAGTGTTCCGATTGGTTTTCAGCAAAAGATCAGCTACCCCAAGATCAACACTGCGCATTCCTTGGGCAATTTCGGTTTTCAGATCTATCCGAGACACTGCTGGGTAGGGAGCTTCCTAGCTCAGGCGGATTTTCGATTTTTGCGATCACTGAAACGGATTCACTTGGCATCCAAGAGACAGTAGTTCGGCCATGGTCACCTGAGCAGCAACTTGTGCGATTTGAGCCGCCAGAGGACTTAATTACTGACCGGCTTGGCGATTCCTGCAACAGCCCAAAGCGACCGCACACGATTACCCTGACGGAAGCGATCTCTATCCCTGACGCTGCATCGCCAACTTTCGGCGCACTAATCCCAGAATGCAAGTGGAGTGAGAAATTCGGCGATCTTTACTCTTCAATGATGGCTGAATGCAATGAGGACACACTGGGCATCGGCGGCTACCTTCGGGGGACAAGTGGTGATGACCCGAGCCCCGACACCAACCACATGCGTTTCGTGGTTTTGAGGGTTACCCCAGAGGCGGGTATCGTTCACTTCGCTATTCCGAACGAAGACATCGAGAAAGGCTGCTTGAACAGAGTTCAGTACGTATGGTCCGACTGGGACAGCTAA
- a CDS encoding SDR family NAD(P)-dependent oxidoreductase — MTSWMCPPGYSIYAASKSAIDAITRVLAKELAPRGIRVNSVNPGATLSEGTLSAGLYGTGSEFEQKLVAVTPPGRIGTPPDIAKVVAFLASDDAGWLTGEVILASGGLR, encoded by the coding sequence GTGACTTCGTGGATGTGCCCGCCCGGTTATTCGATCTACGCTGCGAGCAAGAGTGCGATTGATGCGATCACCCGAGTACTCGCGAAAGAACTGGCTCCTCGCGGCATCCGAGTCAACTCGGTCAATCCCGGTGCGACGCTAAGCGAAGGGACACTGTCAGCCGGACTGTACGGCACGGGCAGTGAATTCGAGCAGAAACTGGTGGCAGTGACGCCGCCGGGTCGCATCGGAACTCCACCGGACATCGCCAAAGTCGTTGCCTTCCTCGCGTCGGACGATGCGGGCTGGCTGACCGGCGAAGTAATCCTTGCATCCGGCGGACTGCGATAA
- a CDS encoding macro domain-containing protein: MQTVRGDLLALAIAGDFDVIIHGCNCQNTMGAGIAKSIKQQFPAAYDADLATEKGSRDKLGTYSSATVDCDGNELTIVNAYTQFNWRGRGIKADYDAIRSVFAAIKSDFAGKRIGYPLIGAGLAGGDWNVISEIITEELAGENHTLVEYQP, encoded by the coding sequence ATGCAAACCGTTCGTGGTGACCTTCTCGCGCTCGCAATCGCTGGTGACTTTGACGTCATCATCCACGGCTGCAACTGCCAGAACACGATGGGTGCTGGCATCGCAAAATCCATCAAACAGCAATTCCCCGCCGCTTACGACGCCGACCTCGCAACCGAAAAAGGCTCCCGCGACAAACTCGGCACTTACTCTTCCGCGACGGTCGATTGTGATGGCAACGAACTCACCATTGTGAACGCTTACACGCAATTCAACTGGCGCGGTCGCGGCATCAAGGCGGACTATGACGCAATCCGCTCTGTTTTTGCCGCTATCAAATCGGATTTCGCGGGCAAACGCATTGGTTACCCGCTGATAGGTGCTGGGCTGGCCGGTGGTGATTGGAACGTAATCTCCGAGATCATCACCGAAGAACTGGCCGGGGAGAATCACACGCTTGTGGAATATCAACCGTAG
- a CDS encoding type II toxin-antitoxin system RelE/ParE family toxin, producing MARVRYSQLASSDLYENSEFIARDKPEAAYRWVEKIESACRTLATNPEMGQRRISKNHGPCRSFSCGSYVIFFRALDDGVEIVRIVRGERDLDNV from the coding sequence ATGGCGAGAGTCAGATATTCCCAGCTTGCGTCATCTGATTTGTACGAGAACTCAGAGTTCATTGCACGTGACAAACCGGAAGCTGCCTACCGCTGGGTAGAGAAAATCGAATCAGCGTGTCGTACGTTGGCAACGAATCCAGAGATGGGCCAGCGACGGATTTCCAAGAATCACGGACCGTGTCGCAGCTTCAGTTGTGGTAGCTACGTGATTTTCTTTCGAGCACTGGACGATGGCGTCGAGATTGTGCGCATCGTCAGGGGCGAACGAGATCTGGACAACGTTTAG
- a CDS encoding macro domain-containing protein → MQLQTVDGDLLDQDVDVIVNAWNRNIIPWWLLLPQGVSGAIKKRGGYAPFRELGKLGPIPLGGAVLTGAGKLPFKSIIHVAGISMWWRSSERSIRDSTRNAVALAAEHNFESMAFPLIGAGTGGGSADDVLSMMQDELGNCDFDGLIRIVRFRH, encoded by the coding sequence ATGCAGCTTCAAACCGTTGATGGCGACCTACTCGACCAAGACGTCGACGTGATTGTCAACGCTTGGAACCGCAACATCATTCCGTGGTGGCTGCTTCTGCCGCAGGGCGTCTCCGGCGCGATCAAAAAACGCGGCGGCTATGCTCCGTTCCGCGAACTGGGCAAACTCGGCCCAATTCCACTCGGCGGCGCTGTCCTGACCGGCGCTGGCAAACTCCCATTCAAATCCATAATCCATGTCGCTGGTATTAGCATGTGGTGGCGTTCCTCGGAACGATCAATCCGCGATTCCACACGCAATGCCGTTGCGCTTGCGGCCGAACACAACTTTGAATCCATGGCCTTTCCGCTGATTGGGGCAGGTACTGGCGGCGGTTCCGCTGATGACGTTCTCTCGATGATGCAGGACGAACTCGGTAATTGCGACTTTGACGGACTCATCCGCATAGTTCGATTCCGGCACTAG
- a CDS encoding SMI1/KNR4 family protein produces the protein MSDSDRILTELRRIVAERDHAGPVSDDVIAAAESELGLTFPPSYRMFLTHFGAGGIPAPYDIIGLPQCRASDSSPPMWSHVLDVATRLRRHVDHPPTLIPISSDGCGVDIYLDASRTDDTGECPVLARGPGFDGIDIAPSFLAFADLAVSGDPLAQT, from the coding sequence ATGAGTGATTCTGACCGTATCCTCACCGAACTTCGCCGGATCGTTGCCGAACGTGACCACGCTGGCCCTGTGTCCGACGACGTCATCGCTGCCGCCGAATCTGAACTTGGCCTCACCTTTCCGCCCAGTTATCGCATGTTCTTAACGCACTTCGGTGCTGGCGGCATTCCTGCACCGTATGACATCATTGGACTGCCACAGTGCCGCGCGTCCGATTCATCGCCACCCATGTGGTCGCACGTTCTTGACGTTGCCACACGATTGCGACGCCACGTGGATCATCCACCGACACTCATTCCGATTTCGTCTGATGGCTGTGGTGTCGACATTTATCTCGACGCTTCACGCACTGACGACACGGGCGAATGCCCGGTTCTTGCTCGCGGCCCGGGTTTCGACGGCATCGACATTGCTCCGTCATTTCTCGCATTCGCTGACTTGGCAGTCTCAGGCGATCCGCTGGCCCAAACGTGA
- a CDS encoding type II secretion system protein GspG translates to MRIRTVLVVVAAIAVLAFVANSFVTTIPPHSMTLTAMTETHVRMHLYMLEHRECPDSLSELPKRDGYMNRTTDGWGRPLIYSVSDDGVISLSSLGRDGMVGGTGDDRDDTRRFRTRNDDGTLNIDDDLWTVTSEVHAPK, encoded by the coding sequence ATGCGAATCCGAACGGTACTGGTTGTTGTCGCGGCCATCGCAGTTCTCGCGTTCGTCGCTAATTCGTTCGTCACCACGATCCCGCCACACTCGATGACGTTGACCGCGATGACCGAGACTCATGTTCGCATGCATCTTTACATGCTTGAGCATCGCGAATGCCCCGACAGCCTTTCTGAGCTACCAAAACGTGATGGTTACATGAATCGAACCACCGATGGCTGGGGACGCCCGCTGATCTATTCCGTCTCGGATGATGGCGTGATCTCGCTTTCGAGCCTTGGGCGGGATGGCATGGTGGGCGGTACTGGTGATGATCGCGATGACACACGACGCTTTCGCACGCGAAACGACGATGGCACCTTGAACATTGACGACGATCTTTGGACGGTTACCTCCGAAGTTCACGCCCCCAAGTAG